Proteins found in one Haloferax litoreum genomic segment:
- a CDS encoding NAD(P)H-binding protein, producing the protein MRVLVTGATGFVGHCLVPALLDAGHDVVAFVRDASRYTGPTGAEVVEGDLLDAATLAPAMEGVDAAYYLVHSMRSGGDFEERDRLAARNFVDAADAAGVERVVYLGGLGEERDRLSPHLRSRREVEHLLSSGSFDLTTLRAAIIVGAGSASFDMVRQLAKRLPVMVTPQWVETKCQPIAIDDVVAYLVGVLDHPETAGETYEIGGPDVLTYRDMLQRVGTHLGQAPRIVPVPVLSPRLSSYWIGLVTDVDTDVARPLIEGLKNPVVVTDDRIRDIVTVDLTPFDVAVEQALHEESEEEPIRIEPATEMPSQADE; encoded by the coding sequence ATGAGAGTTCTCGTGACCGGTGCGACCGGATTCGTCGGCCACTGTCTCGTTCCCGCCCTCCTCGACGCGGGTCACGACGTCGTCGCCTTCGTCCGCGACGCGAGTCGCTACACCGGGCCAACGGGGGCCGAGGTCGTCGAAGGCGACTTGCTCGACGCGGCGACGCTCGCGCCCGCCATGGAGGGCGTCGACGCGGCCTACTATCTCGTCCACTCGATGCGGTCCGGTGGCGACTTCGAAGAACGTGACCGACTCGCGGCCCGCAACTTCGTGGACGCGGCGGACGCAGCAGGCGTCGAACGTGTCGTCTACCTCGGTGGTCTGGGGGAAGAGCGAGACAGACTCTCGCCACACCTCCGGTCGCGACGCGAAGTCGAACATCTCCTCTCGTCGGGGTCGTTCGACCTCACCACACTCCGGGCGGCAATCATCGTCGGTGCCGGCAGCGCGAGTTTCGACATGGTTCGCCAACTCGCGAAGCGTCTCCCGGTGATGGTGACGCCGCAGTGGGTCGAGACGAAGTGCCAACCAATCGCCATCGACGACGTGGTCGCCTACCTCGTCGGCGTCCTCGACCATCCCGAGACGGCGGGCGAGACGTACGAAATCGGCGGCCCAGACGTGCTCACGTACCGTGACATGCTCCAGCGCGTCGGGACCCACCTCGGCCAAGCGCCGCGAATCGTCCCGGTTCCGGTGTTGTCGCCGCGCCTGTCGTCGTACTGGATTGGTCTCGTGACCGACGTGGACACGGACGTCGCGCGTCCCCTCATCGAGGGGCTAAAGAATCCGGTCGTCGTCACCGACGACCGCATCCGAGACATCGTCACGGTCGATTTGACACCGTTCGACGTTGCTGTCGAACAGGCCTTACACGAAGAGAGCGAGGAGGAACCGATTCGTATCGAACCCGCGACCGAAATGCCGTCACAGGCCGACGAGTGA
- a CDS encoding DUF7530 family protein, producing MNDAPEYGETWVYESIVGALPGVDIGDAGAIALQIAVFEAAVLVLAWVYDLWAAAIAGTAAIVVAAVGSVVMLRMGERTRAAMVPAPYRRLLFGSSIEVVLGILAFVALVTHLFVFDPRQAGTPLLTVLFGPEPPVVVVYLMLLVLWDLCYRIGTSWWAAVVGLWGAVRYRFDEPTARTVRRVNLLNVGFGVAQVLVIPFILDQPVLLVAVGGHVVAVTVVSVTAAALVRT from the coding sequence ATGAACGACGCCCCGGAGTACGGTGAGACGTGGGTGTACGAGAGCATCGTCGGTGCGCTTCCGGGCGTCGATATCGGTGACGCGGGAGCCATCGCCCTCCAAATCGCCGTGTTCGAAGCCGCAGTCCTCGTCTTGGCGTGGGTGTACGACCTCTGGGCGGCGGCTATCGCAGGGACGGCGGCCATCGTCGTCGCCGCCGTGGGAAGTGTCGTGATGCTCCGCATGGGCGAGCGAACCCGCGCGGCCATGGTTCCCGCCCCGTATCGACGCCTCCTCTTCGGGTCGAGCATCGAAGTCGTCCTCGGCATCCTCGCGTTCGTCGCCCTCGTGACACACCTGTTCGTGTTCGACCCCCGGCAAGCGGGGACACCGCTCTTGACCGTGCTCTTCGGGCCGGAACCACCCGTCGTCGTCGTCTACCTGATGCTCCTCGTCCTCTGGGACCTCTGTTATCGCATCGGTACCTCGTGGTGGGCCGCCGTCGTCGGTCTCTGGGGTGCGGTCCGCTACCGCTTCGACGAACCAACTGCGCGAACGGTCCGGCGCGTGAATCTCCTCAACGTCGGGTTCGGCGTCGCGCAGGTGCTCGTGATTCCGTTTATTCTGGACCAACCGGTCTTGCTGGTCGCCGTCGGTGGGCACGTCGTCGCCGTGACTGTCGTCTCGGTGACGGCAGCGGCGCTCGTGCGAACGTGA
- a CDS encoding DUF5786 family protein, translating into MSMGAYDEAEHERRERMTSQVEPGTDDDRTTYHGSIEYDSGDSTEALLEQFKQMKSDD; encoded by the coding sequence ATGTCAATGGGTGCCTACGACGAAGCCGAACACGAACGCCGTGAACGCATGACGAGCCAGGTCGAACCCGGCACCGACGACGACCGGACGACCTACCACGGCTCTATCGAGTACGACTCCGGAGATTCGACGGAGGCGCTTCTCGAACAGTTCAAGCAGATGAAGTCGGACGATTAG
- a CDS encoding DUF5784 family protein yields the protein MARPLRFRYAPGRWDMSRVNRDVYQPLDANLGATMSAPWYDPPDGYEARRFDVDNGDTALLAWTDDHAYWLGNTETPSSLWRTDKESFDEAPFEISRWAQREFIAELFEESPWLKPYPHLSWFFLPVFLSKDGRETTRSFFYEHAAGFPDATRDEALEFYEDFFATGVLDEYRELMAGKLGTSEYFDPTRMAAAMGEFDVAYLLTEAGYDITPEIEVATGHSIDFRAENTRAGGALIEVTRPLPPNRRSVSNPIAAIRDTAQTKTNGEGQLAEHGGGVTLFVDCSSYPDDDWSAIMGEQPDVRHRPAVVFRLRPSGHVEGYSKGSVPVDLPWLS from the coding sequence GTGGCACGCCCCCTTCGATTTCGCTATGCTCCCGGCCGGTGGGATATGTCGCGCGTCAACCGCGACGTCTACCAGCCGCTCGACGCCAACCTCGGTGCGACGATGAGCGCCCCGTGGTACGACCCACCCGACGGCTACGAGGCCCGTCGGTTCGACGTGGACAACGGTGATACGGCCCTCCTCGCGTGGACCGACGACCACGCGTACTGGCTCGGTAACACCGAGACACCGAGTTCGCTCTGGCGTACCGACAAAGAATCGTTCGACGAAGCACCCTTCGAGATATCTCGCTGGGCCCAGCGCGAATTCATCGCCGAACTGTTCGAGGAGTCACCGTGGCTGAAGCCCTACCCACACCTCTCGTGGTTCTTCCTGCCGGTGTTCCTCTCGAAAGACGGCCGCGAGACCACGCGCTCGTTCTTCTACGAACACGCGGCGGGGTTCCCCGACGCGACCCGCGACGAGGCACTCGAATTCTACGAGGACTTCTTCGCGACGGGCGTCCTCGACGAGTACCGCGAACTCATGGCCGGTAAACTCGGAACCTCTGAATACTTCGACCCGACGCGGATGGCCGCCGCGATGGGCGAGTTCGACGTGGCATACCTCCTGACGGAAGCGGGCTACGACATCACGCCTGAAATCGAAGTCGCGACGGGGCACTCTATCGACTTCCGCGCAGAGAACACCCGCGCCGGCGGTGCACTCATCGAAGTGACGCGCCCCCTCCCTCCGAATCGGCGCTCGGTCAGCAACCCAATCGCCGCGATTCGTGACACGGCACAGACGAAGACGAACGGAGAGGGCCAACTCGCCGAGCACGGCGGCGGTGTGACCCTCTTCGTCGACTGTTCGTCGTACCCCGACGACGATTGGTCCGCTATCATGGGCGAACAACCAGACGTTCGACACCGCCCAGCCGTCGTGTTCAGACTCCGTCCGTCGGGACACGTCGAGGGCTACTCGAAAGGGTCCGTTCCCGTGGACCTGCCGTGGCTTTCGTAG
- a CDS encoding DUF5789 family protein — protein MRLNGLGDAIDRHEYPTSSTDFAQHYGDEVIELQNGEETVAEILARLGDETYTCPQDVRDALFTGVGHEAIGRRYYSDRDPSPLGEDGPEMVSF, from the coding sequence ATGCGCCTGAATGGACTCGGCGACGCCATCGATCGCCACGAATACCCGACTAGCTCGACCGACTTCGCCCAACACTACGGGGACGAAGTAATCGAGCTTCAGAACGGCGAGGAGACCGTCGCAGAGATTCTCGCTCGTCTCGGTGACGAGACGTACACGTGCCCCCAGGACGTCCGCGACGCCCTCTTCACCGGTGTCGGTCACGAGGCAATCGGTCGGCGGTACTACAGCGACCGTGACCCGTCGCCGCTCGGTGAGGACGGCCCCGAAATGGTCTCCTTCTAA
- a CDS encoding PHP domain-containing protein: MHDDPPVADLHLHTTASDGRLTTDRLPDAARAGGVDVVAVTDHDRYHPELDAPVVERDGVAIVHGIELRVDAGERRVDLLGYGVERRAGLTAEVERLQQNRVERARKIVEYVEETTGVHLDIDLHDGIGRPHIAHAIDTSDAPYDYQGAFDELIGADGPCYVPRDLPSFDHGVGVLNDACAVVGLAHPFRYRDPAGALSLCADLDAVERYYPYGYETDESLVDDAIEKFDLFATGGSDAHDETLGRAGPPESAYSQFAGEIPGL; encoded by the coding sequence ATGCACGACGACCCGCCGGTAGCGGACCTCCACCTCCATACGACCGCATCGGACGGTCGCCTCACCACCGACCGTCTCCCCGATGCGGCCCGCGCGGGCGGTGTCGACGTGGTGGCGGTGACGGACCACGACCGCTATCACCCGGAACTGGACGCGCCAGTCGTCGAGCGTGACGGCGTGGCCATCGTCCACGGCATCGAACTCCGCGTCGACGCCGGTGAACGTCGGGTCGACCTCCTCGGATACGGTGTCGAACGGCGCGCCGGACTCACTGCCGAAGTCGAGCGACTTCAGCAAAACCGGGTCGAGCGCGCGCGCAAAATCGTCGAGTACGTCGAAGAGACGACCGGCGTCCACCTCGATATCGACCTCCACGACGGTATCGGCCGACCACACATCGCGCACGCAATCGACACCAGCGACGCCCCGTACGACTATCAGGGGGCGTTCGACGAACTCATCGGCGCGGACGGACCGTGTTACGTTCCCCGGGACCTCCCGTCGTTCGACCACGGCGTGGGCGTACTGAACGATGCGTGCGCAGTCGTCGGCCTCGCACACCCCTTCCGGTACCGTGACCCGGCGGGCGCACTCTCCCTGTGTGCGGACCTCGATGCTGTCGAACGGTACTACCCGTACGGATACGAGACGGACGAGTCACTCGTCGACGACGCAATCGAGAAGTTCGACCTGTTCGCGACCGGCGGAAGCGACGCGCACGACGAGACGTTGGGCCGTGCTGGACCGCCAGAGTCGGCGTACAGTCAGTTTGCCGGTGAAATTCCCGGTCTCTAA
- a CDS encoding DUF6757 family protein has translation MQCHYCDREAAYAAEKDHIKVGLCERHFRKRVEQLAESEELANLKEKLDINRTK, from the coding sequence ATGCAGTGTCACTACTGCGACCGTGAGGCCGCATACGCCGCCGAGAAAGACCACATCAAGGTCGGCCTCTGCGAGCGACACTTCCGCAAGCGCGTCGAGCAACTCGCCGAGTCAGAAGAACTCGCAAATTTGAAAGAGAAACTCGACATTAACCGAACGAAGTGA
- a CDS encoding DedA family protein: MRAVVPQLPEFLRELLTSDVAFVVLFVVFVLEGAMLLYIAPSELLVPGALVLIGEEYLFPILATAVAGATVGQYGLFLVAKHGGREYLVSRSWFRLDESKLDRFDGWFERWGPLVVPASNAMLFTRGMLTVPAGFAEMSSRRFLVLSAAGTLVFETALAVLFVFGGRVVG, translated from the coding sequence ATGCGCGCAGTGGTCCCCCAACTCCCCGAATTCCTCCGCGAACTCCTCACGTCGGACGTCGCGTTCGTCGTCCTCTTCGTGGTGTTCGTACTCGAAGGTGCGATGTTGCTCTACATCGCGCCCAGCGAGTTGCTCGTTCCAGGAGCGCTGGTGCTGATTGGTGAAGAGTACCTGTTCCCCATCCTCGCAACCGCCGTCGCCGGCGCGACTGTCGGGCAGTACGGCCTGTTTTTGGTCGCCAAGCACGGTGGGCGCGAGTACCTCGTCTCTCGTTCGTGGTTCCGTCTCGACGAGTCCAAACTCGACCGATTCGACGGGTGGTTCGAGCGATGGGGGCCACTCGTCGTCCCCGCGAGCAACGCGATGCTGTTCACGCGCGGGATGCTCACCGTGCCGGCGGGGTTCGCAGAGATGTCGTCACGGCGTTTCCTGGTGCTATCCGCTGCGGGGACACTGGTGTTCGAGACTGCACTCGCGGTGCTCTTCGTGTTCGGTGGGCGAGTCGTCGGGTAA
- the hemB gene encoding porphobilinogen synthase, which yields MDLTDRPRRLRTDGIRPLVSETTLAATDLVAPVFVDATTDERLPIESMPGHERVPVDEAADRVDEVRETGVEAVIVFGIPETKDAEGSRAYAKDGVVQEAVRRITAETDAYVITDVCLCEYTDHGHCGVLEAHAEDDPTLTVQNDPTLDLLAKTAVSHAEAGADMVAPSSMTDGMVGAIREGLDDAGYGDVPIMSYAAKYESAFYGPFRDAADGAPAFGDRRHYQMDPANAREAMREVALDVEQGADVLMVKPGLPYLDIVRAIRENFDHPVAAYNVSGEYAMLHAAAEKGWLDLDETAYESLLSMKRAGADLIITYFAEHVAEMLSTDR from the coding sequence ATGGACCTCACCGACCGCCCGCGACGGCTTCGAACGGACGGGATACGGCCACTCGTCTCGGAGACGACACTGGCGGCGACGGACCTCGTCGCGCCCGTGTTCGTCGACGCGACGACTGACGAACGACTCCCAATCGAGTCGATGCCGGGCCACGAACGTGTCCCCGTCGACGAGGCGGCAGACCGTGTCGACGAGGTGCGCGAAACCGGCGTCGAGGCGGTCATCGTCTTCGGTATCCCGGAGACGAAAGACGCCGAAGGGTCGCGCGCGTACGCGAAAGACGGCGTCGTACAGGAGGCAGTTCGGCGCATCACCGCCGAGACGGACGCCTACGTCATCACCGACGTGTGTCTCTGTGAGTACACCGACCACGGGCACTGCGGGGTGCTGGAAGCACACGCAGAAGACGACCCAACGCTGACCGTCCAGAACGACCCCACGCTCGACTTGCTCGCGAAGACGGCCGTCTCGCACGCCGAGGCCGGTGCCGACATGGTCGCGCCGTCGTCGATGACCGACGGGATGGTCGGCGCAATCCGCGAGGGACTGGACGACGCAGGCTACGGTGACGTCCCAATCATGTCCTACGCCGCAAAGTACGAGAGCGCCTTCTACGGGCCGTTCCGCGACGCCGCAGACGGTGCGCCAGCCTTCGGTGACCGGCGACACTACCAGATGGACCCCGCCAACGCCCGCGAAGCGATGCGCGAAGTCGCCCTCGACGTCGAACAGGGCGCTGACGTGCTGATGGTCAAACCCGGATTGCCGTACCTCGACATCGTCCGCGCCATCCGCGAGAACTTCGACCACCCCGTCGCCGCGTACAACGTCTCGGGAGAGTACGCGATGCTCCACGCCGCCGCCGAGAAGGGCTGGTTGGACCTCGACGAAACTGCGTACGAGTCGTTGTTGTCGATGAAACGGGCGGGAGCGGACCTCATCATCACGTACTTCGCCGAACACGTCGCCGAGATGCTCTCTACGGACCGATAG
- a CDS encoding ammonium transporter produces the protein MTPLQVDPAVVAQGVNYVWILVVSFLIFFMQPGFALLEAGQVRAKNVGNVLMKNMTDWALGVLVYFIVGAGVATIVGGLTSPGGFDPVAAFSYIGDSGAWIDWLFGAVFAMTAATIVSGAVAERMDFRAYIVFAATITGFIYPVVQGLTWSGGLLSGSGYLGAVLGVGYLDFAGATVVHMCGGVAGLVGAKMVGPRKGRFDANGNSQPIPGHSMLLAVLGTLILAFGWYGFNVGTQATVLATTESGGLEFMGAALGRVALVTTLGMGAGAVAAMLVSTSYQGKPDPLWMANGLLAGLVAVTGAVPHVTWWGGLILGALGGAIVLPAYRWTVDSLKIDDVCGVFAVHGVAGAVGTALIPVFAVSGFSATQLVMQVAGVGIIALWTIVASAVVFAIADAIFGLRVSEEEELEGLDVGEHGVSVYPEFVGDSGPDRGLGTPTATDGGTDVRTDGGHTEEAANGGDDQ, from the coding sequence GTGACGCCACTGCAGGTCGACCCCGCAGTCGTCGCACAGGGGGTCAACTACGTCTGGATTCTCGTCGTGTCGTTCCTCATCTTCTTCATGCAGCCGGGGTTCGCGCTGCTCGAAGCAGGGCAGGTTCGCGCGAAGAACGTCGGCAACGTCCTGATGAAGAACATGACCGACTGGGCGCTGGGCGTCTTGGTCTACTTCATCGTCGGTGCGGGCGTGGCGACAATCGTCGGTGGCCTCACCTCGCCGGGTGGCTTCGACCCCGTCGCCGCGTTCTCCTACATCGGTGACTCCGGTGCGTGGATCGATTGGCTCTTCGGTGCCGTCTTCGCCATGACCGCCGCCACCATCGTCTCCGGTGCCGTCGCAGAACGCATGGACTTCCGCGCGTACATCGTCTTCGCGGCGACCATCACGGGCTTCATCTACCCCGTCGTGCAGGGACTGACGTGGTCCGGTGGCCTCCTCTCCGGAAGCGGCTACCTCGGTGCCGTGCTCGGCGTCGGGTACCTCGACTTCGCTGGTGCGACTGTCGTCCACATGTGCGGTGGCGTCGCCGGCCTCGTCGGCGCGAAAATGGTCGGTCCACGTAAGGGTCGCTTCGACGCGAACGGGAACAGCCAGCCCATTCCGGGCCACTCGATGCTGCTCGCCGTCCTCGGCACGCTCATCCTCGCGTTCGGCTGGTACGGCTTCAACGTCGGCACGCAGGCGACCGTCCTCGCGACCACCGAAAGCGGTGGACTCGAATTCATGGGTGCCGCACTCGGCCGCGTCGCCCTCGTGACCACGCTCGGTATGGGTGCCGGCGCAGTTGCCGCGATGCTCGTCTCGACCAGCTACCAGGGCAAGCCAGACCCACTTTGGATGGCAAACGGTCTGCTCGCTGGCCTCGTCGCCGTCACCGGCGCTGTCCCCCACGTCACGTGGTGGGGCGGCCTCATCCTCGGCGCGCTCGGCGGCGCAATCGTCCTGCCCGCCTACCGCTGGACCGTCGACTCGCTGAAGATAGACGACGTGTGTGGCGTCTTCGCCGTCCACGGCGTCGCAGGTGCGGTCGGCACGGCCCTCATCCCGGTGTTCGCCGTCAGCGGATTCTCCGCGACGCAACTGGTCATGCAGGTCGCCGGTGTCGGCATCATCGCCCTCTGGACCATCGTCGCCTCGGCAGTCGTCTTCGCGATTGCCGACGCCATCTTCGGCCTCCGCGTCTCGGAAGAAGAAGAACTCGAAGGCCTCGACGTCGGCGAACACGGCGTCTCGGTCTACCCCGAGTTCGTCGGCGACTCAGGACCAGACCGTGGTCTGGGAACGCCGACCGCGACGGACGGTGGAACCGACGTGCGCACTGACGGCGGCCACACCGAAGAAGCGGCCAACGGAGGTGACGACCAATGA
- a CDS encoding P-II family nitrogen regulator — translation MSEDEGIKMVMAIIRPDKLANVKTALAEVGAPSLTVTNVSGRGSQPAKKGQWRGEEYTVDLHQKVKVECVVADIPAGDVVDAIADAAHTGEKGDGKIFVIPVEEAVQVRTGKEGKPAV, via the coding sequence ATGAGCGAGGACGAGGGAATCAAGATGGTGATGGCCATCATCCGCCCCGACAAACTCGCCAACGTGAAGACGGCACTCGCCGAAGTGGGTGCACCGTCGCTCACCGTCACGAACGTCTCCGGCCGCGGGTCCCAACCCGCGAAGAAAGGGCAGTGGCGCGGCGAAGAGTACACCGTCGACCTCCACCAGAAGGTCAAAGTCGAGTGCGTCGTCGCCGACATCCCGGCCGGAGACGTGGTCGACGCCATCGCCGACGCCGCCCACACGGGCGAGAAGGGTGACGGGAAGATATTCGTCATCCCCGTCGAAGAGGCAGTCCAAGTCCGCACCGGCAAGGAGGGGAAACCGGCAGTCTGA
- a CDS encoding ammonium transporter — protein sequence MLTALQTDLASVVEGVNLVWVLTVTFLIFFMHAGFAMLEAGQVRAKNVANQLTKNLLTWSIGVIVFFLLGAAVSSIIAGVTGGPSTTITSAFMGLYAPDAAATTAWVDWLFGAVFAMTAATIVSGAVAGRARLRAYLTYTIFIAGVIYPVVVGVTWAGGFLGGLGFHDFAGGMIVHGMGGIAGLTAAWLIGPRMNRFNADGSANVIPGHSITFAVLGTLILAFGWYGFNVGTAAAPLAYADGAVTLGSFAYVGRVALVTTLGMAAGAIGAGGVAMYKTGKVDTLYVANGLLAGLVGVTAIADDIVWPGALVVGLLAGMQLPIVFEFVEKRLRIDDVCAVFPVHGSAGVLGTLLYPVFAMPVWHGGASVVSLAIPQIVGVGVIAVWTFAATAAIFGAFRAVGQARVSPDHERQGLDTAEHGVDTYPEFGSPDADTGIRADGSGIPHGDGFMTTGKED from the coding sequence ATGCTGACCGCCCTGCAGACAGACCTCGCCTCGGTCGTCGAAGGTGTGAACCTCGTGTGGGTTCTCACCGTGACGTTCCTCATCTTCTTCATGCACGCCGGATTCGCCATGCTCGAAGCCGGACAAGTGCGTGCGAAGAACGTCGCCAACCAACTCACGAAGAACCTGCTGACGTGGAGTATCGGCGTCATCGTGTTCTTCCTCTTGGGCGCCGCCGTCTCGTCCATCATCGCGGGCGTCACCGGCGGCCCGTCGACGACGATTACGAGTGCCTTCATGGGCCTCTACGCGCCCGACGCCGCGGCGACGACGGCGTGGGTCGATTGGCTCTTCGGCGCTGTGTTCGCCATGACCGCCGCAACCATCGTCTCCGGTGCCGTCGCAGGCCGCGCGAGACTCCGCGCGTACCTGACGTACACCATCTTCATCGCGGGCGTCATCTACCCCGTCGTCGTCGGCGTCACCTGGGCCGGTGGCTTCCTCGGGGGACTCGGCTTCCACGACTTCGCCGGCGGCATGATCGTCCACGGGATGGGCGGCATCGCCGGCCTCACCGCCGCGTGGCTCATCGGCCCGCGGATGAACCGCTTCAACGCCGACGGGAGCGCGAACGTCATTCCCGGCCACTCAATCACGTTCGCCGTCCTCGGCACACTCATCCTCGCGTTCGGCTGGTACGGTTTCAACGTCGGGACCGCCGCCGCGCCTCTCGCGTACGCTGACGGCGCAGTGACCCTCGGGTCGTTCGCCTACGTGGGTCGCGTCGCCCTCGTGACCACCCTCGGCATGGCCGCCGGCGCAATCGGTGCCGGTGGCGTCGCCATGTACAAGACCGGGAAGGTGGACACGCTCTACGTTGCGAACGGCCTCCTCGCCGGTCTCGTCGGTGTCACCGCCATCGCGGACGACATCGTCTGGCCCGGTGCCCTTGTCGTCGGCCTCCTCGCCGGCATGCAACTCCCCATCGTCTTCGAGTTCGTCGAAAAACGCCTCCGCATCGACGACGTGTGTGCGGTCTTCCCCGTCCACGGGTCCGCTGGCGTCCTCGGGACACTGCTGTACCCAGTGTTCGCCATGCCGGTCTGGCACGGTGGGGCCTCGGTCGTCTCGCTCGCTATCCCGCAGATTGTCGGCGTCGGCGTCATCGCCGTCTGGACGTTCGCCGCCACCGCGGCAATCTTCGGTGCCTTCCGCGCCGTCGGACAAGCCCGCGTCTCCCCCGACCACGAGCGTCAGGGTCTCGACACGGCCGAACACGGCGTCGACACCTACCCCGAGTTCGGGTCGCCCGACGCCGACACCGGCATCCGCGCGGACGGGTCGGGCATTCCCCACGGGGATGGATTCATGACGACGGGGAAGGAGGACTGA
- a CDS encoding P-II family nitrogen regulator: MSDTDLPNDGGIKLVMAIIRPDKLADVKTALAEVGAPSLTVSNVSGRGSQPAKKSQWRGEEYTVDLHQKVKVECIVAEIPAEDVVDAIADAAHTGEKGDGKVFILPVESAVQVRTGKTGRDAV; this comes from the coding sequence ATGAGTGACACTGACCTGCCGAACGACGGCGGTATCAAACTCGTCATGGCCATCATCCGCCCCGACAAACTCGCCGACGTGAAGACGGCGCTCGCCGAGGTAGGCGCACCGTCGCTCACTGTCTCGAACGTCTCCGGCCGCGGGTCCCAACCCGCGAAGAAGAGCCAATGGCGCGGCGAAGAGTACACCGTCGACCTCCACCAGAAGGTCAAAGTCGAGTGCATCGTCGCCGAAATCCCGGCAGAAGACGTGGTCGACGCCATCGCCGACGCCGCCCACACGGGCGAGAAAGGCGACGGGAAGGTGTTCATCCTCCCCGTCGAGAGCGCGGTGCAGGTCCGAACCGGGAAGACCGGTCGCGACGCGGTCTGA
- a CDS encoding CPBP family glutamic-type intramembrane protease gives MLSVEVLGGLFIALAGVSLVGVAIDRYVPDPGDPRADLVLSDTGKWGVFLTLCAYVVVVEGRPLSSLTGRTLDPLSFVAVVGGGVFVLFAASVLTAPVFDRVGIGDLGDGMSQLASLSVRHRLLVAFTAGVTEEALFHGYAIERLLEATGSPLLAGSVSFVAFTASHALGWDRGAVARIAVPALLTTVMYLLVRDVVALMAIHALNDAAGLLLARRIQDSSDAADSATQ, from the coding sequence GTGTTGAGTGTCGAAGTTCTCGGTGGTCTCTTCATCGCCCTCGCCGGGGTGTCACTCGTCGGCGTCGCCATCGACCGGTACGTCCCCGACCCCGGCGACCCGCGCGCGGACCTCGTCCTGAGTGACACCGGGAAGTGGGGCGTCTTTCTCACGCTCTGTGCGTACGTCGTAGTCGTCGAAGGACGGCCACTGTCGTCGCTCACCGGGCGCACACTCGACCCACTCTCGTTCGTCGCAGTCGTCGGTGGCGGCGTCTTCGTCCTCTTCGCGGCGAGCGTGCTGACTGCGCCCGTCTTCGACCGAGTCGGCATCGGTGACCTCGGCGATGGCATGTCGCAACTCGCGTCGCTGTCGGTTCGACACCGCCTGCTGGTCGCGTTCACCGCCGGTGTCACCGAAGAAGCGCTGTTCCACGGGTACGCCATCGAGCGACTCCTCGAAGCGACCGGCAGTCCGCTTCTCGCTGGAAGCGTGTCGTTCGTCGCATTTACCGCGAGTCACGCCCTCGGGTGGGACCGTGGCGCAGTCGCCCGCATCGCGGTCCCTGCGTTGCTGACGACGGTCATGTACCTCCTCGTGCGCGACGTGGTGGCCCTGATGGCAATCCACGCACTCAACGACGCCGCCGGGTTGCTGTTGGCGAGACGGATACAGGACTCGAGCGACGCGGCAGACAGCGCGACCCAGTAA